The Methylomicrobium agile genome has a segment encoding these proteins:
- the metK gene encoding methionine adenosyltransferase: MSNNFIFTSESVSEGHPDKVADQISDAVLDALLAQDPKSRVACETMVKTGMVIIAGEITTNAWVDLEELVRKTVCAIGYDHGDIGFDGQSCAVLNAIGKQSSDIAMGVDEAENHEQGAGDQGLMFGYATNETDVLMPAPIQYSHLLVKRQAEVRKNKTLPWLRPDAKSQITFRYENHKPVAIDTVVLSTQHAPDISNQAIHEAVMDEIILPVLPREWVHKDTQFFINPTGQFVIGGPVGDCGLTGRKIIVDSYGGMARHGGGAFSGKDPSKVDRSAAYMARYVAKNIVAAGLAERCEIQVSYAIGVAEPTSITIETFGTGKLGEDRLVEIVRSIFDLRPKGLIAMLDLLKPIYQPTAAYGHFGRTEDTFTWERTDKVEALRDAAGI; this comes from the coding sequence ATGAGCAACAATTTCATTTTTACCTCGGAATCGGTTTCGGAAGGGCATCCCGACAAGGTCGCGGACCAGATTTCCGATGCGGTACTGGACGCGCTGCTGGCGCAGGACCCCAAATCGCGCGTCGCGTGCGAAACGATGGTAAAAACCGGCATGGTCATCATCGCCGGCGAAATTACGACCAATGCCTGGGTCGATCTGGAAGAGCTGGTCCGCAAGACCGTCTGCGCTATCGGTTACGATCACGGCGACATCGGCTTCGACGGCCAGAGCTGCGCGGTGTTGAACGCGATCGGCAAACAGTCGTCCGACATTGCGATGGGCGTCGACGAAGCCGAAAACCACGAACAGGGCGCGGGCGACCAGGGCCTGATGTTCGGCTATGCGACCAACGAAACCGACGTGTTGATGCCGGCCCCGATCCAGTATTCGCACCTGCTGGTCAAACGCCAGGCCGAAGTGCGCAAGAATAAAACCTTGCCTTGGCTGCGTCCGGACGCGAAGAGCCAAATCACGTTCCGCTACGAAAATCACAAACCGGTCGCGATCGACACGGTGGTGCTGTCGACCCAGCATGCGCCGGACATCAGCAACCAGGCGATCCATGAAGCGGTGATGGACGAAATCATCCTGCCGGTATTGCCGAGAGAATGGGTACACAAGGACACCCAGTTTTTCATCAATCCGACCGGGCAGTTCGTAATCGGCGGCCCGGTCGGCGACTGCGGCCTGACCGGACGCAAGATCATCGTCGACAGCTACGGCGGCATGGCACGCCACGGCGGCGGCGCGTTTTCGGGCAAGGACCCGTCCAAGGTCGACCGTTCGGCGGCCTATATGGCGCGCTACGTGGCGAAGAACATCGTTGCGGCGGGCCTTGCCGAGCGCTGCGAAATTCAGGTGTCCTACGCGATCGGCGTGGCGGAGCCGACGTCGATCACGATCGAAACTTTCGGCACCGGCAAGCTCGGCGAAGACCGTCTGGTCGAGATCGTCCGTTCGATTTTCGATCTCCGGCCGAAAGGCCTGATCGCGATGCTGGACCTGTTGAAGCCGATCTATCAGCCCACCGCCGCCTACGGCCACTTCGGACGGACCGAAGACACCTTTACTTGGGAAAGAACCGACAAGGTCGAAGCCTTGCGCGATGCGGCCGGCATTTAA
- the ahcY gene encoding adenosylhomocysteinase, with translation MSQDYKVADMALAEWGRKEIAIAETEMPGLMALRAEYGAGQPLKGARIAGCLHMTIQTAVLIETLTALGAEVRWSSCNIFSTQDHAASAIAAAGIPVFAWKGETEAEFDWCIEQTIEGPNGWRPNMILDDGGDLTLMMHEKYPELMANVRGLSEETTTGVLRLHERVAKGTLMVPAFNVNDSVTKSKFDNLYGCRESLVDGIKRATDVMVAGKIAVVCGYGDVGKGCAQSLRGLGATVWITEIDPICALQAAMEGYRVVTMEEAAPLANIFVTATGNVNVITHQHMQAMKNQAIVCNIGHFDSEIDIASLRQYTWENIKPQVDHVIFPDGKRLIVLAEGRLVNLGCATGHPSFVMSNSFCNQVLAQIELWNDAEQYENKVYVLPKKLDEKVASLHLAQIGVKLTRLTEEQARYINVPVEGPYKGEYYRY, from the coding sequence ATGAGCCAAGATTATAAAGTCGCCGACATGGCGCTGGCGGAGTGGGGGCGCAAGGAGATCGCCATCGCCGAAACCGAAATGCCGGGCCTGATGGCGCTACGTGCCGAATACGGCGCCGGGCAGCCGCTGAAGGGCGCGCGGATCGCCGGTTGCCTGCACATGACGATTCAGACCGCGGTGCTGATCGAGACGCTGACCGCGCTGGGCGCGGAAGTGCGCTGGTCGTCCTGCAACATCTTTTCCACCCAGGACCATGCCGCGTCCGCGATCGCCGCGGCCGGCATTCCGGTGTTCGCCTGGAAGGGCGAGACCGAGGCCGAATTCGACTGGTGCATCGAACAGACCATCGAAGGCCCGAACGGCTGGCGGCCGAACATGATTCTCGACGACGGCGGCGACCTGACGCTGATGATGCACGAGAAATACCCCGAGCTGATGGCGAACGTTCGGGGCCTGTCCGAGGAAACCACGACCGGCGTGTTGCGCCTGCACGAACGGGTCGCCAAAGGCACTCTGATGGTGCCGGCTTTCAACGTGAACGATTCGGTCACCAAGTCCAAATTCGACAACTTGTACGGCTGCCGTGAATCGCTGGTCGACGGCATCAAGCGCGCGACCGACGTGATGGTGGCGGGCAAGATCGCGGTCGTTTGCGGCTACGGCGACGTCGGCAAGGGCTGCGCGCAGTCGCTGCGCGGCTTGGGGGCGACGGTCTGGATCACCGAAATCGATCCGATCTGCGCCTTGCAGGCGGCGATGGAAGGTTACCGGGTCGTCACGATGGAAGAAGCCGCGCCGCTCGCGAACATTTTCGTGACCGCGACCGGCAACGTGAATGTAATCACGCATCAGCACATGCAGGCGATGAAAAACCAGGCGATCGTCTGCAACATCGGCCATTTCGACTCGGAAATCGACATCGCTTCGCTTCGCCAGTATACCTGGGAAAACATCAAGCCGCAGGTCGACCATGTGATCTTCCCGGACGGCAAGCGCCTGATCGTGCTGGCCGAAGGCCGGCTGGTCAACCTCGGCTGCGCGACCGGCCATCCGAGCTTCGTGATGTCCAATTCCTTCTGCAACCAAGTGCTGGCGCAGATCGAACTGTGGAACGATGCCGAACAGTACGAAAACAAGGTTTACGTGCTACCCAAAAAGCTGGACGAAAAAGTCGCCAGCCTGCATCTGGCGCAAATCGGCGTCAAGTTGACCCGGCTGACCGAGGAGCAGGCGCGTTACATCAACGTGCCGGTCGAAGGTCCTTACAAAGGCGAATATTACCGTTATTGA
- a CDS encoding cytochrome d ubiquinol oxidase subunit II: MSFGAWSIVYAAFFSGFYTGLLVLLFALFLRPVGFDYRSKLPDPRWRTEGALAERALRVIRWSSPLFVAGFVMAGIWVGLDVDGGFEPIHAAIAVGRHGCESGLHTGGDQRHVAGTGRQRR, from the coding sequence ATCAGTTTCGGCGCTTGGTCGATCGTGTACGCGGCATTTTTCTCGGGGTTTTATACCGGCTTGCTGGTGCTGCTGTTCGCGTTGTTTTTGCGCCCGGTCGGGTTCGACTACCGGAGCAAGCTGCCGGATCCGCGCTGGCGCACCGAAGGCGCACTGGCGGAACGCGCGCTGCGGGTGATCCGCTGGAGCAGCCCGCTATTCGTAGCCGGTTTCGTGATGGCCGGCATCTGGGTCGGACTCGACGTGGACGGCGGTTTCGAGCCAATACACGCTGCAATTGCTGTTGGCCGCCACGGATGTGAGTCTGGCCTGCACACTGGCGGTGATCAACGCCATGTAGCTGGAACCGGGCGACAACGCCGGTGA
- a CDS encoding NifB/NifX family molybdenum-iron cluster-binding protein, producing the protein MKIAVASQNRKDITGHTGRCRKFWIYRIENGVVAGKELLELPKEQSFHESSPLELSPLDDDVQVLIAGGMGASIDKFMPGSPGIRYMRVEL; encoded by the coding sequence ATGAAAATAGCTGTCGCCAGCCAAAACCGCAAAGACATCACCGGACACACAGGCCGATGCAGAAAATTCTGGATCTATCGGATCGAAAACGGTGTAGTTGCCGGCAAGGAGTTGCTGGAATTACCCAAGGAGCAGTCGTTCCATGAATCGTCGCCGTTAGAGCTTTCCCCTTTGGACGACGACGTCCAGGTACTGATTGCCGGAGGCATGGGCGCAAGCATCGATAAATTCATGCCTGGCAGTCCGGGCATAAGATACATGAGAGTAGAATTATGA
- a CDS encoding cytochrome c peroxidase, producing the protein MKYTQWAILSLLAVLLFFPTSNLIGLTSKNEPIPAVPGSPESFAKVSQILQDKCVDCHSPGMARMPIYSELPIAKQLMAQDIEEAGARLVLSKQLYSGEEAFSPLMLARLESVVRNGSMPPAQYFLMHWTGRLTAGEKDSILAWIAEERAKHPSSLDAAEAFKGEPVQPLPLTVDLDPEKVALGDKLFHDRMLSGDDTLNCAFCHDLTRGGTDQARVATGIRGQQGPINSPTVYNAMYNIAQFWDGRAKDLQEQAAGPVANHVEMGAEWNKVVEKLNNVKHYTDAFAKLYPEQGLTQSTVTHAIAVFEESLVTPNARFDRYLRGEQDVLTANEKAGYDLFKTNCASCHFGPALGGLSFEKMGVKQDYFKLRGGELTEVDNGRFNVTKDEKDRHFFKVPVLRNIELTHPYFHDGSVSDLAEAVRIMGWVQSGKTLNGEETGKIVAFLKTLTGEYKGKPVSQLTAEDLAHP; encoded by the coding sequence ATGAAATATACTCAATGGGCTATTCTTTCGCTACTGGCAGTCTTATTGTTTTTTCCGACCTCCAATCTGATCGGTTTGACGAGTAAGAACGAGCCGATTCCCGCTGTTCCCGGCAGCCCCGAAAGTTTTGCCAAGGTCTCGCAGATTCTGCAGGACAAATGCGTCGATTGCCATTCGCCCGGCATGGCCCGGATGCCGATCTATTCCGAACTGCCGATCGCCAAACAACTGATGGCGCAAGATATCGAGGAAGCCGGAGCCCGGCTGGTTTTAAGCAAACAACTTTACAGCGGTGAGGAAGCCTTTAGTCCACTAATGCTGGCCAGACTGGAAAGTGTCGTTCGAAACGGCAGCATGCCGCCTGCACAATATTTTTTGATGCACTGGACCGGGCGCCTGACTGCCGGCGAAAAAGACAGCATTCTTGCATGGATTGCCGAGGAACGAGCCAAACATCCCTCGAGCCTCGATGCCGCCGAAGCGTTTAAGGGCGAGCCCGTGCAACCTTTGCCGTTAACGGTTGATCTCGACCCTGAAAAAGTGGCTCTGGGCGACAAGCTCTTCCACGATCGCATGCTGTCCGGAGACGATACTTTAAACTGCGCGTTCTGCCACGACTTGACCCGGGGCGGCACCGATCAGGCCAGGGTCGCCACCGGCATCCGTGGACAGCAGGGCCCGATCAATTCCCCGACCGTCTATAACGCCATGTATAACATCGCCCAGTTCTGGGATGGCCGCGCCAAAGACTTGCAGGAACAAGCCGCCGGGCCTGTCGCCAACCATGTCGAAATGGGTGCGGAATGGAACAAGGTCGTCGAAAAACTTAACAACGTAAAGCATTACACGGATGCTTTCGCCAAACTCTACCCGGAACAAGGCCTGACGCAATCGACGGTGACCCATGCGATTGCCGTTTTCGAAGAATCGCTGGTGACGCCCAATGCCCGTTTCGACCGGTATCTGCGCGGGGAACAAGACGTTCTGACGGCGAATGAAAAGGCCGGATACGACTTGTTTAAAACGAATTGCGCCTCCTGCCATTTCGGACCGGCGCTGGGCGGCTTGTCGTTCGAGAAAATGGGCGTCAAACAAGATTATTTTAAACTGCGCGGCGGCGAACTGACTGAGGTCGATAACGGCCGTTTCAACGTCACGAAGGATGAAAAAGACCGCCATTTCTTCAAGGTCCCTGTATTGCGCAACATCGAATTGACCCATCCTTATTTTCACGACGGCTCGGTCTCCGATCTAGCCGAGGCGGTCCGAATCATGGGATGGGTTCAATCCGGCAAGACCTTAAACGGTGAAGAGACCGGTAAAATCGTTGCCTTCCTGAAAACCTTGACCGGCGAATACAAGGGCAAACCAGTGAGCCAATTGACCGCTGAGGACCTCGCGCATCCTTGA
- a CDS encoding DUF1264 domain-containing protein encodes MKSRILTGTLVALVAMSTAAVAKSQHHAKAKTPKLYDKTMNPHQIEHPNHLGFNDLHIQAIRHLVPDTHDVHDPKLQVPVHHHCKAYDDSTLVCLMFHSGMKDQDKPIGFEYIITTAQYNSLPEGEKKYWHYHKIEVPRAHASFPDLTAAEAKKIMPAINETYGKVIYFQKPEDKLPIGEPYVVIVQDMPEQD; translated from the coding sequence ATGAAATCACGAATCCTGACCGGTACTTTGGTCGCATTGGTCGCAATGAGTACGGCAGCGGTCGCAAAAAGTCAGCACCACGCCAAAGCGAAAACACCGAAGCTGTACGACAAAACCATGAATCCCCACCAAATCGAGCACCCGAATCATTTGGGCTTCAATGATTTACACATTCAGGCGATCCGCCATCTGGTGCCGGATACGCACGACGTGCACGACCCCAAACTGCAAGTGCCCGTGCATCATCACTGCAAGGCTTATGACGACAGCACCTTGGTCTGCCTGATGTTTCATTCCGGCATGAAAGATCAGGATAAACCGATCGGCTTCGAGTACATCATCACCACCGCGCAATACAACTCTTTGCCGGAAGGAGAGAAAAAATACTGGCATTACCATAAGATCGAAGTGCCGAGAGCGCATGCCTCCTTCCCGGATCTGACCGCGGCTGAAGCGAAAAAAATTATGCCGGCGATCAACGAAACCTACGGCAAGGTCATTTATTTCCAGAAGCCGGAAGACAAACTGCCGATCGGCGAACCTTACGTCGTGATCGTGCAGGATATGCCGGAACAGGATTAG
- a CDS encoding cytochrome-c peroxidase, whose translation MAEPTRGLPPLSIPADNPQSADKIALGKRLFNDPRLSADGSIACANCHVSGKAFTDGRVAARGIKGQIGTRNAPSILNAAYYQTLFLDGRAASLEEQVLGPLFNPIEHGLANSQALIEVIRSDAEYTRLFKTAFTLTADAVTAGHVAQAIAAYERTLIAGDSPFDRFLFGRDRAALSPSAARGLRIFQRKGNCMVCHEISWDHALFTDNRFYNLGVGSQILKPVLSKFLKAKKPDRYPLTDAQRSELGLFNVTKDPADIGKFKTPILRNVALTGPYMHDGSLKTLEEVIDFYDQGGQRNRFLDKKIFPLHLTTGEKADLVTFLQVLTSHTLDFEKP comes from the coding sequence TTGGCCGAACCGACGCGCGGCTTACCGCCGTTATCGATTCCTGCCGACAATCCGCAAAGTGCCGACAAAATCGCATTGGGCAAACGCTTGTTCAACGACCCGCGCTTGAGCGCTGACGGTTCGATCGCCTGCGCCAACTGCCATGTCTCTGGAAAAGCTTTCACCGACGGCCGGGTCGCCGCACGCGGCATCAAAGGGCAGATCGGTACGCGCAACGCACCGAGCATACTGAACGCAGCCTATTATCAAACGTTGTTTCTGGACGGCCGCGCCGCCAGCCTGGAAGAACAGGTGCTCGGCCCCTTATTCAATCCGATCGAACACGGTTTGGCGAATTCACAAGCCTTAATCGAGGTGATTCGCAGCGACGCCGAATATACTCGATTATTCAAGACCGCCTTCACGCTCACTGCCGATGCCGTCACGGCCGGCCACGTCGCACAAGCCATCGCCGCCTACGAGCGTACGTTAATAGCTGGCGATTCGCCCTTCGACCGTTTTCTGTTCGGCCGTGACCGCGCCGCCCTGTCGCCGAGCGCAGCCCGCGGCTTGCGCATTTTCCAGCGCAAAGGCAACTGCATGGTCTGCCACGAAATTTCGTGGGACCATGCCTTGTTCACCGACAACCGTTTTTATAATCTCGGCGTCGGCAGTCAAATTTTAAAGCCGGTCCTCAGTAAATTTCTCAAAGCCAAAAAACCGGACAGGTACCCGCTCACGGACGCACAACGTTCGGAACTCGGCCTGTTTAACGTCACGAAAGATCCGGCCGACATCGGTAAATTCAAAACGCCGATTTTACGTAATGTCGCCCTAACCGGGCCTTATATGCATGACGGCAGTCTGAAGACACTGGAAGAAGTCATCGATTTTTATGATCAAGGCGGCCAACGCAATCGTTTTCTCGATAAAAAGATTTTTCCGCTGCATTTGACTACCGGGGAAAAGGCTGATTTAGTCACCTTTTTACAGGTACTAACCAGTCACACGCTTGATTTTGAAAAACCGTGA
- a CDS encoding HAD-IC family P-type ATPase has translation MQGLADTVRACGIDQVILATGDNEEQEAKRVTDYIHADGDYFNCKPEAKTALVKQFQAEGKVAMVGDGINDAPAPAAAHVGIAIGGYKNVNLAIMSSDVVILGQDAQDLVTILRLSHKMGGIIRQNYLWAVSFNSIGLALATFGMLNPIFAALLHHVSSVFVVVNAARLYFSGIEQSLIGPVFRKMDALTLRKPHHGEESALTSFERGEKTVAEQKS, from the coding sequence ATGCAGGGGCTGGCGGACACCGTTCGCGCCTGCGGCATCGACCAAGTGATTCTGGCGACCGGCGACAACGAGGAACAGGAGGCGAAACGGGTGACCGACTACATCCATGCCGACGGCGATTATTTCAACTGCAAGCCGGAGGCAAAAACCGCACTGGTCAAACAATTTCAGGCCGAGGGCAAGGTTGCCATGGTCGGCGACGGCATCAACGACGCACCGGCGCCGGCCGCCGCCCATGTCGGCATCGCGATCGGCGGCTACAAGAACGTGAATCTGGCGATCATGTCCTCGGATGTGGTGATTCTCGGGCAAGATGCCCAGGATCTGGTCACGATCCTGCGGCTCAGCCATAAAATGGGCGGCATTATCCGGCAGAATTACCTGTGGGCCGTCAGCTTCAACAGCATCGGCCTGGCACTGGCCACCTTCGGGATGCTCAATCCGATCTTTGCCGCGCTGCTGCATCATGTCAGTTCGGTTTTCGTGGTAGTAAATGCCGCCCGTCTGTATTTTAGCGGCATTGAGCAATCGCTGATCGGGCCTGTGTTCAGGAAAATGGATGCACTGACTTTACGTAAACCACATCATGGCGAAGAAAGCGCACTGACCAGTTTTGAAAGAGGGGAAAAAACAGTCGCTGAGCAAAAATCTTGA
- a CDS encoding DUF2182 domain-containing protein: MAAIVIAWSTLYFQSRRLEALPMQDMWMPPNQASTWRLGDFAYVYAMWAVMMAAMMLPSALPMLNAYVKVSRRMNARPAQALALFAAAYLGLWILFGILPTLLQWRLHGLVWLSPMMENQNRGFAAGVFLLAGGYQFMPLKNACLTHCKTPMGFLLNEWQGGLAGAFRMGLKHGFHCIGCCWAQMLIMFAVGVMNFGGMALLTLIVCIEKWVPLQARPIAATIGFAFLLWGAGIFLCN, translated from the coding sequence ATGGCCGCTATCGTGATCGCCTGGAGCACGCTTTATTTCCAGTCGCGGCGGCTGGAAGCCCTGCCGATGCAGGACATGTGGATGCCACCGAATCAAGCATCGACATGGCGTCTTGGCGACTTTGCCTATGTCTATGCGATGTGGGCGGTCATGATGGCGGCAATGATGCTGCCGTCCGCCTTGCCGATGCTGAACGCCTACGTGAAAGTCAGTCGCCGCATGAACGCGCGGCCGGCTCAAGCACTCGCGCTATTCGCGGCGGCTTATCTGGGCCTGTGGATACTGTTCGGCATTCTGCCGACGCTGCTGCAATGGCGGCTGCACGGGCTGGTTTGGCTGTCGCCGATGATGGAAAACCAAAACCGCGGCTTCGCGGCCGGGGTTTTCCTGCTTGCCGGCGGTTACCAATTCATGCCGCTCAAAAATGCCTGCCTGACCCATTGCAAGACGCCGATGGGGTTCCTGCTGAATGAATGGCAAGGCGGTCTCGCCGGCGCATTCCGCATGGGGCTTAAACATGGCTTCCATTGCATCGGCTGCTGTTGGGCACAGATGCTGATCATGTTTGCGGTCGGTGTGATGAATTTCGGCGGCATGGCCTTGCTGACGCTGATCGTTTGCATCGAAAAGTGGGTGCCGCTGCAAGCACGGCCGATCGCAGCAACGATTGGCTTCGCTTTTCTTTTGTGGGGCGCCGGTATCTTTTTGTGCAATTGA
- a CDS encoding DUF1326 domain-containing protein, protein MKENPSWILEGCYFETCNCEVSCPCVWLQPPSHGDCRLLAAWHIERGHLEGLDLGGLNVALACYAPGLMIEGQWQAALYVDERADASQFDALVQIFGGQQGGHPAVLMSLVGEVLGISKVTIDFEEQGKSRRLLIPGIAEAEITSIQGIRGAEATIDNPPLCVVTSHPSVVARSKSYHYHDHGKEWEFSERNGYYSEFVYRP, encoded by the coding sequence GTGAAAGAAAACCCAAGCTGGATTTTAGAGGGCTGCTATTTCGAAACCTGCAACTGTGAAGTTTCCTGCCCCTGCGTTTGGCTGCAGCCGCCCTCGCACGGGGACTGCAGACTACTGGCAGCTTGGCACATTGAGCGGGGCCATCTGGAAGGGCTTGATCTGGGCGGCCTGAATGTGGCGCTGGCTTGCTACGCCCCGGGCTTGATGATCGAGGGCCAATGGCAGGCCGCGCTGTATGTGGACGAACGCGCCGACGCGAGCCAGTTCGATGCGTTGGTGCAGATTTTCGGTGGCCAGCAAGGCGGCCATCCGGCCGTTTTGATGAGCCTTGTCGGCGAAGTGCTCGGGATCAGCAAGGTCACGATCGATTTTGAAGAGCAGGGCAAATCCCGGCGCCTGCTAATTCCCGGCATCGCCGAAGCCGAAATTACAAGCATTCAAGGTATCCGTGGTGCAGAAGCGACGATCGACAACCCGCCTTTATGCGTGGTCACTAGCCACCCCTCTGTTGTCGCCCGTTCGAAAAGCTATCATTATCACGATCACGGCAAAGAGTGGGAGTTCTCCGAGCGCAACGGTTATTATTCCGAATTTGTTTACCGGCCGTGA
- a CDS encoding SDR family NAD(P)-dependent oxidoreductase, whose translation MGETGAAVIIGVGPEQGLGAALARRFAAEGLHVYLAGRSEEKLHRVASSIRQTGGSATAVVADATHEAEVEHLFSVVGDTGQGVEIAAYNVDSNIPSLLLETDAETFSLLWRQNCLGAFFFGKAVVRAMQPRSRGTLFFTGATASLRAKPPFTAFATAKAGLRALAQGMAREFSPQGIHVVHAVIDGVINGERARNQFPDYVKAKGEGGLLELEAIAETYWAMHRQHPSAWTHELDLRPYKEPF comes from the coding sequence ATGGGCGAAACCGGCGCGGCTGTGATTATTGGCGTGGGTCCGGAGCAGGGACTGGGAGCGGCGCTTGCCCGGCGATTTGCCGCAGAGGGGCTGCATGTCTATCTGGCAGGGCGGAGTGAAGAAAAACTTCACAGAGTCGCTTCGAGTATCCGGCAGACCGGCGGTTCAGCCACGGCGGTCGTTGCCGATGCCACGCACGAAGCCGAGGTCGAACATTTGTTCAGCGTTGTCGGGGATACGGGGCAGGGCGTGGAAATTGCGGCGTACAATGTCGACAGCAATATTCCTTCGCTCCTGCTCGAAACCGATGCGGAAACGTTTTCCCTGCTTTGGCGGCAGAATTGCCTGGGAGCCTTCTTCTTCGGCAAGGCCGTGGTTAGGGCCATGCAGCCCAGGAGCCGCGGCACGCTGTTTTTTACCGGCGCCACCGCATCCTTGCGGGCCAAGCCGCCGTTTACCGCCTTTGCAACCGCGAAAGCCGGTTTGCGGGCGCTGGCGCAGGGCATGGCGCGCGAGTTTTCGCCGCAAGGCATCCATGTCGTGCATGCGGTCATCGACGGCGTGATCAACGGCGAGCGTGCCCGGAACCAGTTTCCCGACTATGTCAAAGCGAAAGGCGAGGGCGGTCTTTTGGAACTGGAAGCGATCGCCGAAACCTATTGGGCCATGCACCGCCAGCATCCCAGCGCCTGGACGCATGAGCTGGATTTACGGCCTTACAAAGAACCTTTTTAG
- a CDS encoding DUF938 domain-containing protein, with the protein MSDNKPPLDPHPLSEYVAWAGNRNREPILGVLKEKLPKASGRVLELASGSGMHINYFAPHFQHLHFHPSDKDKEVFDNIKKLSADHANDNIADPVHLDLTDPRTWFNPGKSKTFDAIFCINIFQVAPISIADGMMECASQLLSDDGILLIYGPFKVEGGFTTDSNKEFHETLSSAGVVEWGLKDVADLRKAAEKYNMELKEIIDMPANNFSLVFGRP; encoded by the coding sequence ATGAGCGATAACAAACCCCCTTTAGACCCCCACCCGCTGAGCGAATATGTCGCCTGGGCCGGAAACCGCAACCGGGAACCGATCTTGGGCGTTTTAAAAGAAAAATTGCCCAAAGCGTCTGGTCGCGTGCTCGAGCTCGCCAGCGGTAGCGGAATGCATATCAATTATTTCGCGCCGCATTTTCAGCATTTGCATTTTCATCCCTCCGACAAGGACAAGGAGGTTTTCGACAATATTAAAAAGCTGTCCGCCGATCATGCGAACGACAATATCGCCGACCCGGTGCATCTGGACCTGACCGATCCGCGTACCTGGTTCAATCCCGGCAAGTCGAAAACCTTCGATGCGATTTTCTGCATCAACATCTTCCAGGTCGCGCCGATTTCGATCGCGGACGGGATGATGGAATGCGCTTCGCAGCTTCTGAGCGACGACGGTATCCTATTGATTTACGGTCCTTTCAAGGTGGAAGGCGGTTTTACTACCGATTCGAACAAAGAGTTTCATGAAACTTTGAGCTCCGCCGGCGTTGTGGAATGGGGTTTGAAGGATGTTGCCGATCTGAGGAAGGCGGCCGAAAAATACAACATGGAGTTGAAGGAAATCATCGATATGCCGGCGAATAATTTCTCGCTGGTTTTCGGCAGACCCTAA
- a CDS encoding methanogen output domain 1-containing protein produces the protein MKFYFTGHEQSIPLRRNAGIFLQTFILELMHANEQLGQKHCEQLIEHIAKTAGCFFEETYRDNTHNNGPLDIESYTELILGLKNNIGGKFSLVSANRDCVAVTNSCCPFGEQVTDFPELCRMTSSVFGGIAARNFGYAKVEIRQSIARRHGRCEVCVYTRPERCEKGGRQDGTDAAGGLRQGAKVRNQFGGL, from the coding sequence ATGAAATTTTATTTCACAGGCCATGAGCAATCCATCCCTCTCCGGCGTAACGCCGGTATTTTTTTACAGACTTTCATTCTGGAGTTGATGCACGCGAACGAACAACTGGGGCAAAAGCATTGCGAGCAGCTGATCGAACATATCGCGAAAACCGCCGGCTGTTTTTTCGAAGAAACCTACCGGGACAATACGCACAACAACGGTCCCCTGGACATCGAAAGCTATACCGAGCTGATCCTCGGCCTGAAAAACAACATCGGCGGAAAATTTTCCCTGGTTTCCGCGAACCGCGATTGCGTTGCGGTGACCAATTCCTGCTGCCCTTTCGGCGAACAGGTAACCGACTTCCCCGAACTGTGCCGGATGACCTCCAGCGTATTCGGCGGTATCGCGGCGCGGAATTTCGGCTACGCCAAGGTCGAGATCAGGCAAAGCATCGCCCGCCGGCACGGCCGCTGCGAAGTTTGCGTCTATACCCGCCCGGAGCGATGTGAAAAAGGCGGCCGACAGGATGGGACTGACGCCGCGGGCGGTCTACGGCAAGGTGCAAAAGTACGGAATCAATTTGGGGGGCTATAA